In a single window of the Pandoraea pulmonicola genome:
- a CDS encoding p-hydroxycinnamoyl CoA hydratase/lyase has protein sequence MNAYEGRWKTIDVKVQDGIGWVIFNRPEKRNAMSPTLNAEMNQVLDALELDADAKVVVLTGAGAAWTAGMDLKEYFREIDGGPEIVQERVRRDASDWQWRRLRMYAKPTIAMVNGWCFGGGFSPLVACDLAIAADEAVFGLSEINWGIPPGNLVSKAMADTVGHRRALHYIMTGDTFTGVEAAEMGLVNQSVPLAQLREATLALAAKLLEKNPVVLRAAKHGFKRSRELTWEQCEDYLYAKLDQAQLRDPEHGREQGLKQFLDDKAIKPGLQAYKR, from the coding sequence ATGAATGCATACGAAGGCCGCTGGAAAACGATCGACGTGAAGGTGCAGGACGGCATTGGCTGGGTCATCTTCAATCGTCCGGAGAAGCGCAACGCGATGAGCCCGACGCTCAACGCCGAGATGAATCAGGTGCTCGACGCGCTCGAACTCGACGCCGACGCCAAGGTGGTCGTGCTCACGGGAGCGGGCGCGGCGTGGACGGCGGGCATGGATCTGAAGGAATATTTCCGCGAGATCGACGGCGGTCCGGAAATCGTGCAGGAGCGCGTTCGCCGCGACGCTTCCGATTGGCAATGGCGCCGTCTGCGCATGTACGCGAAGCCCACGATCGCCATGGTCAACGGCTGGTGCTTCGGCGGTGGTTTTTCTCCGTTGGTGGCTTGCGATCTGGCCATTGCCGCGGATGAAGCCGTGTTCGGTCTGTCGGAGATCAACTGGGGCATTCCGCCGGGCAATCTGGTGAGCAAGGCAATGGCCGACACCGTGGGGCATCGCCGCGCACTGCACTACATCATGACCGGCGACACGTTCACCGGCGTGGAAGCTGCCGAGATGGGCCTCGTCAATCAGAGCGTGCCGCTCGCACAGCTGCGCGAAGCCACGCTCGCGCTCGCGGCCAAGCTGCTCGAAAAGAACCCCGTGGTGCTGCGCGCGGCCAAGCACGGCTTCAAGCGCTCGCGCGAACTCACGTGGGAGCAGTGCGAGGACTACCTGTATGCGAAGCTCGACCAGGCGCAACTGCGCGACCCCGAGCATGGGCGCGAGCAAGGCCTGAAGCAGTTCCTCGACGACAAGGCTATCAAGCCGGGGCTGCAGGCCTACAAGCGTTGA
- a CDS encoding aldehyde dehydrogenase, which translates to MHEVQMLIGGQWRGAQGGATFERIDPVTGEVASRAPAATLADAHAAVDAAQAAFPAWSVLSPTARRQRLLAAAERMDARAAEFIAIGAAETGAMANWYGFNVMLAANMLREAAAMTTQIDGSVIPSDVPGSLALAVRAPVGVVLGIAPWNAPVILATRALAMPLACGNTVVLKASEQCPGVHALIGACLHEAGLGDGVVNVVTNAPQDAGDIVAHLIAHPAVRRVNFTGSTHVGRIIARVAAEHLKPALLELGGKAPVLVLDDADLDAAVDGIAFGAFFNQGQICMSTERVIVDAKIADAFVEKLAAKAATLRAGSPTSPESVLGAMVSAQAASRVAALVEDAREHGARLPLGCRVEGAIMQPAIVDGVTPAMRLYREESFGPVVTIQRVSGDEEAVQVANDSEFGLSAAIFSRDVSRAMQLARRIESGICHINGPTVHDEAQMPFGGVKASGYGRFGSKASIGEFTELRWITVQTTPRHYPI; encoded by the coding sequence ATGCATGAAGTGCAGATGCTGATCGGCGGGCAGTGGCGCGGCGCGCAGGGCGGCGCGACGTTCGAGCGGATCGATCCGGTGACGGGCGAGGTCGCGAGCCGCGCGCCGGCGGCCACGCTGGCCGACGCGCACGCGGCGGTCGACGCCGCACAGGCGGCCTTCCCGGCGTGGTCGGTGCTCTCGCCGACGGCGCGCCGCCAGCGCCTGCTCGCGGCGGCCGAGCGCATGGACGCGCGCGCCGCGGAGTTCATCGCCATCGGCGCCGCGGAGACGGGCGCCATGGCGAACTGGTATGGCTTCAACGTGATGCTCGCGGCCAACATGCTGCGCGAGGCGGCGGCAATGACCACGCAGATCGACGGCAGCGTCATTCCGAGCGATGTGCCGGGCAGCCTCGCACTCGCCGTGCGCGCGCCGGTCGGCGTGGTGCTTGGCATCGCGCCCTGGAACGCGCCGGTGATTCTGGCCACGCGTGCGCTCGCCATGCCGCTCGCCTGCGGCAACACGGTGGTGCTCAAGGCGTCGGAGCAGTGTCCCGGCGTGCACGCGCTCATCGGTGCGTGTCTGCACGAGGCCGGGCTCGGCGACGGCGTGGTCAATGTCGTGACGAACGCCCCGCAGGACGCCGGCGACATCGTGGCGCATCTGATCGCGCATCCGGCCGTGCGGCGTGTGAACTTCACCGGCTCCACGCACGTGGGCCGCATCATCGCGCGCGTGGCGGCCGAGCATCTGAAGCCGGCGCTGCTCGAGCTCGGCGGCAAGGCGCCGGTGCTCGTGCTCGACGACGCCGATCTGGACGCCGCCGTCGACGGCATCGCCTTCGGTGCATTCTTCAACCAGGGTCAGATCTGCATGTCGACCGAGCGGGTGATCGTCGATGCGAAGATCGCCGACGCTTTTGTCGAGAAGCTCGCCGCCAAGGCGGCGACGCTGCGCGCGGGTTCGCCCACGTCGCCGGAGAGCGTGCTCGGCGCCATGGTCAGTGCACAGGCGGCCTCCCGTGTGGCGGCGCTCGTGGAAGACGCGCGCGAGCATGGCGCACGCCTGCCGCTGGGCTGTCGCGTGGAAGGCGCGATCATGCAGCCCGCCATCGTCGACGGCGTGACGCCCGCGATGCGGCTCTATCGCGAAGAGTCGTTCGGACCTGTGGTGACGATTCAGCGCGTGAGCGGCGACGAGGAAGCCGTGCAAGTGGCCAACGACAGCGAGTTCGGTCTGTCGGCGGCGATCTTCAGCCGGGACGTGTCGCGCGCGATGCAATTGGCCAGACGAATCGAGTCGGGCATCTGCCACATCAACGGTCCCACGGTGCACGACGAAGCGCAAATGCCGTTCGGCGGCGTGAAGGCCAGCGGCTATGGACGCTTCGGCAGCAAGGCGTCCATCGGCGAGTTCACCGAGCTGCGCTGGATCACGGTGCAGACGACGCCGCGCCATTACCCGATCTGA
- a CDS encoding feruloyl-CoA synthase: protein MNQGNNTAPDGHRYRRVTIGNPGVEVRRDGEFWYLRSREPLGDFPVRLTDRLVSGAARHPERWLVARRGPDGEWIGISYAQMLSRARAIGQALRDRGLSQERPIAILSGNDLEHFQLALGAMMAGVPFAPISPAYSIVSTDFGKLRHTMDLLQPGLVYASDASAYGRAMDAVLPDSVIRVSAQGGNGSLAFDTLLDASPRDIDAYHAKVDGDTVAKILFTSGSTRQPKAVPTTQRMLCSNQQMLLQTFPTFGEEPPVLVDWLPWNHTYGGSHNVGIALYNGGTLYIDDGKPVAGKFEETLRNLREISPTVYFNVPKGWEDLAIALESDAALRERFFARVNLYFFGGAGLSQAAWDRLERVTEAHCGERIRIMSGLGMTETSPSCMFTTGPIMRAGYIGLPAPGCEVKLAPVGGKLEVRFRGPNVMAGYWRHVATDPVFDEEGYYRTGDAATFVDAQQPALGLQFDGRLTEDFKLSSGTFVSVGPLRARVISEGAPYVQDAVVTGINRDDIGLLVFPRVEDCCRLSGLGADAPLAEVLTSPPVREVFTALLQRLNANAGGSATYVARLMLLDTPPSLDRGEITDKGSINQRAVQDHRASTVDALHAAQPGQTNDARIVLAPARR from the coding sequence TTGAACCAAGGCAACAACACGGCCCCGGACGGGCATCGCTATCGCCGGGTCACCATCGGCAACCCCGGCGTCGAAGTGCGGCGCGACGGCGAGTTCTGGTACCTGCGCTCGCGCGAGCCGCTGGGCGATTTTCCCGTGCGGCTCACCGACCGGCTTGTGTCCGGCGCGGCGCGTCACCCCGAGCGCTGGCTCGTGGCGCGACGCGGCCCCGACGGCGAATGGATCGGCATCAGCTATGCGCAGATGCTCTCTCGCGCGCGTGCCATCGGACAGGCGTTGCGCGATCGCGGGCTGTCGCAGGAACGTCCCATCGCGATCCTGTCGGGCAACGACCTCGAACATTTTCAGTTGGCGCTCGGCGCGATGATGGCCGGGGTGCCGTTCGCACCGATTTCGCCGGCGTACTCGATCGTGTCGACGGACTTCGGCAAGTTGCGGCACACGATGGACCTGTTGCAGCCAGGACTCGTCTACGCGAGCGACGCCAGCGCCTATGGCCGCGCGATGGACGCCGTGTTGCCCGACAGTGTGATCCGTGTCTCGGCGCAAGGTGGCAACGGTTCGCTGGCGTTCGACACGCTGCTCGACGCGTCGCCGCGCGACATCGATGCGTATCACGCGAAGGTCGATGGCGACACTGTCGCGAAGATTCTGTTCACCTCCGGCTCGACGCGTCAGCCGAAAGCCGTGCCGACCACGCAGCGCATGCTATGCAGCAATCAACAGATGCTGCTGCAGACGTTCCCCACCTTCGGCGAGGAACCGCCCGTGCTGGTCGACTGGTTGCCTTGGAACCACACGTACGGCGGCAGCCACAACGTCGGCATCGCGCTCTACAACGGCGGCACGCTCTATATCGACGATGGCAAGCCGGTGGCGGGCAAGTTCGAGGAGACGCTGCGCAACCTGCGCGAGATTTCGCCCACGGTGTACTTCAACGTGCCCAAGGGCTGGGAGGATCTCGCCATCGCGCTGGAGAGCGATGCGGCGTTGCGCGAGCGCTTCTTCGCTCGCGTGAATCTCTATTTCTTCGGCGGCGCCGGGCTGTCGCAGGCCGCATGGGACCGGCTCGAGCGCGTCACCGAGGCGCACTGCGGCGAGCGCATCCGAATCATGTCGGGGCTGGGCATGACCGAGACGTCGCCGAGCTGCATGTTCACGACCGGCCCGATCATGCGCGCCGGCTATATCGGCCTGCCGGCGCCCGGCTGCGAGGTGAAGCTCGCGCCTGTGGGCGGTAAGCTCGAAGTGCGTTTTCGCGGGCCGAACGTGATGGCGGGCTACTGGCGCCATGTGGCGACGGACCCGGTGTTCGATGAAGAGGGCTACTACCGCACGGGAGACGCCGCGACATTCGTCGACGCGCAGCAGCCGGCGCTCGGCCTGCAGTTCGACGGCCGCCTCACCGAGGACTTCAAGCTCAGTTCGGGCACGTTTGTGAGCGTGGGGCCGTTGCGCGCGCGCGTGATCTCGGAAGGCGCGCCGTACGTGCAGGACGCCGTCGTGACCGGCATCAACCGCGACGACATCGGCCTGCTGGTGTTTCCGCGTGTCGAGGACTGCTGCCGCCTGAGCGGTCTCGGCGCCGATGCGCCGCTGGCCGAGGTACTGACTTCCCCGCCGGTGCGGGAAGTCTTCACCGCGCTGCTGCAGCGCCTGAATGCCAATGCCGGCGGTAGCGCCACCTACGTTGCACGGCTCATGCTGCTCGACACGCCGCCGTCGCTCGATCGCGGCGAAATCACCGACAAGGGCTCGATCAATCAACGTGCGGTGCAGGATCACCGGGCGTCGACGGTGGATGCTCTGCACGCCGCACAGCCCGGACAGACGAACGACGCACGCATCGTTCTCGCCCCCGCGAGGCGCTGA
- a CDS encoding acyl-CoA dehydrogenase family protein yields the protein MTHSASQSAAQDIAFVLETLGVGEALTRLAPFREFDTATLVQVVDEAARFSREVLAPLNVVGDREGCTWQEANGGEVRTPAGFADAYRQYREAGWPSLPCDPALGGQGLPVVAQVAVQELTAGANLAWTMYPGILHGAYECVDRFGSAALRDAWLGPLVSGEWLATMCLTEPGAGSDLGQIRTRAEWTDAAHESARITGEKIFISGGEQDLTPNIVHLVLARTPDAPAGSAGLSLFLVPKVLADGTRNAVHCTGIEHKMGIRGSATCSMAFEGATGYLVGTPHRGLEAMFAMMNSARLHVGASGVGLAQNAYDMALRHAQARVQSRVPGGAPGAPIAQHPAVWRLLEGQRVAVEGARLLLYRAALAIDESHHAQTAAARAQADALAALLTPVVKAMLTEQAFLGASDALQVFGGYGYVEETGISQVLRDARIPMIYEGTNEIQAIDLFLRKIAKDGGATLSHWLSWVRSQVGEARHLEGLVGFDAALACLDEWARLLPPLLTLAQASPRAALCVAGEVMRAVHGLSMAGLWAQAALAVDGAQHAKCHAARYWLKFELPETRRAMAILAAQLTDPETGE from the coding sequence ATGACGCATTCGGCATCGCAAAGTGCGGCGCAAGACATTGCGTTCGTGCTGGAAACGCTCGGCGTGGGTGAAGCGCTCACGCGGCTTGCGCCGTTCCGCGAGTTCGATACGGCAACGCTCGTGCAGGTCGTCGACGAGGCTGCTCGCTTCTCTCGCGAGGTGCTCGCTCCCCTCAATGTCGTGGGTGACCGCGAGGGTTGCACGTGGCAGGAGGCGAATGGCGGCGAAGTGCGAACCCCCGCCGGCTTCGCCGACGCCTATCGCCAGTATCGCGAAGCGGGTTGGCCGTCGCTGCCGTGCGATCCGGCGCTGGGCGGGCAGGGCTTGCCGGTCGTCGCGCAGGTGGCCGTGCAGGAGCTGACCGCCGGCGCGAACCTTGCCTGGACGATGTATCCGGGCATTCTGCACGGTGCGTACGAGTGCGTGGATCGTTTCGGCAGTGCGGCGTTGCGCGACGCCTGGCTCGGCCCGCTGGTGAGCGGCGAATGGCTCGCCACCATGTGTCTGACCGAACCGGGCGCGGGCAGCGATCTGGGACAGATTCGCACGCGCGCCGAATGGACCGACGCCGCGCACGAGAGCGCCAGGATCACGGGCGAGAAGATCTTCATCTCCGGCGGCGAACAGGATCTCACGCCGAACATCGTGCATCTCGTGCTGGCACGCACCCCCGATGCCCCGGCAGGCAGCGCGGGACTCTCGCTCTTTCTCGTGCCCAAGGTGCTGGCCGACGGCACGCGCAATGCCGTCCATTGCACGGGCATCGAGCACAAGATGGGCATTCGCGGCAGCGCGACGTGTTCGATGGCGTTCGAGGGCGCCACGGGATATCTCGTCGGCACGCCGCATCGCGGGCTGGAAGCGATGTTCGCGATGATGAATTCCGCGCGCCTGCACGTGGGCGCGTCGGGTGTGGGACTGGCGCAGAACGCGTACGACATGGCGCTGCGTCACGCGCAAGCGCGGGTGCAGTCGCGTGTGCCCGGCGGCGCGCCAGGCGCACCCATCGCGCAGCATCCGGCGGTGTGGCGTCTGCTCGAAGGGCAACGTGTCGCCGTGGAAGGTGCGCGGCTGCTGCTTTATCGCGCGGCGCTCGCCATCGACGAGTCGCATCACGCGCAAACCGCGGCGGCGCGTGCGCAGGCCGATGCGCTGGCCGCACTGCTCACTCCCGTCGTCAAGGCGATGCTCACCGAGCAGGCCTTTCTCGGGGCCAGCGACGCCTTGCAGGTGTTCGGCGGTTACGGCTACGTTGAAGAAACGGGGATCTCGCAGGTGCTGCGCGACGCGCGCATCCCGATGATCTACGAAGGCACGAACGAGATTCAGGCCATCGACCTCTTCCTGCGCAAGATCGCGAAGGATGGCGGCGCCACGCTGTCGCACTGGCTGTCATGGGTGCGCTCGCAGGTCGGCGAGGCACGCCATCTCGAGGGGCTGGTGGGATTCGATGCGGCGCTTGCCTGCCTGGACGAGTGGGCGCGGTTGCTGCCGCCATTGCTGACGCTTGCGCAAGCGTCGCCACGGGCCGCGCTGTGCGTCGCGGGCGAAGTGATGCGCGCCGTGCACGGTTTGTCGATGGCGGGGCTGTGGGCGCAGGCAGCGCTCGCCGTGGACGGAGCACAGCACGCCAAATGCCACGCCGCACGCTACTGGCTCAAGTTCGAACTGCCGGAAACCCGGCGCGCGATGGCGATCCTCGCGGCACAACTGACCGATCCGGAGACGGGCGAATGA
- a CDS encoding amidohydrolase family protein — protein MNLEKLVAIDTHVHAEVSCCQPPDLFGKAFDDAADKYFGTVLKQNRRPTIPETIEHYRERNIGFVMFTVDCEANVGRRRIPNEEIAGFAQENADIMIAFASIDPHKGRMGVREARRLVEEFGVRGFKFHPTMQGFFANDRMAYPMYELIAEHKLTAVFHSGHSGIGSGMPGGGGLRLKFSEPIHLDDVATDFPDMNIVIAHPSWPWQSQALSIALHKPNVYIDLSGWSPKYFSPELIQYANSLLREKMLFGSDFPLIAPDRWLRDFETAGFRDEVKPLLLKTNATRMLGLAEAPAGAGAA, from the coding sequence ATGAACCTCGAAAAACTCGTCGCCATCGACACGCACGTGCACGCGGAGGTGTCGTGCTGCCAGCCGCCGGATCTGTTCGGCAAGGCGTTCGACGACGCCGCCGACAAATACTTCGGCACCGTGCTCAAGCAGAACCGCCGCCCGACGATTCCCGAGACCATCGAACACTATCGCGAGCGCAACATCGGTTTCGTGATGTTTACCGTGGACTGTGAGGCGAACGTCGGTCGCCGCCGCATTCCCAATGAGGAAATCGCGGGCTTCGCGCAGGAGAACGCGGACATCATGATTGCGTTCGCGAGCATCGATCCCCACAAGGGCCGCATGGGCGTGCGCGAAGCGCGGCGTCTGGTCGAGGAATTCGGCGTGCGTGGCTTCAAGTTCCATCCGACCATGCAGGGCTTCTTCGCGAACGACCGCATGGCGTATCCGATGTACGAGCTGATCGCGGAGCACAAGCTCACGGCGGTCTTCCACAGCGGCCACTCGGGCATCGGCTCCGGCATGCCGGGCGGCGGCGGTTTGCGGCTGAAGTTCTCGGAGCCGATTCATCTCGACGACGTGGCGACGGACTTTCCCGACATGAACATCGTCATCGCGCATCCGTCGTGGCCGTGGCAATCGCAGGCGCTGTCCATCGCGCTGCACAAGCCCAACGTCTATATCGATCTGTCGGGGTGGTCGCCGAAGTACTTTTCGCCGGAGCTCATTCAGTACGCCAACTCGCTGCTGCGCGAGAAGATGTTGTTCGGCTCGGACTTTCCGCTCATCGCGCCGGACCGCTGGCTGCGCGACTTCGAGACGGCCGGCTTTCGCGACGAGGTCAAGCCGCTATTGCTCAAGACGAATGCGACGCGCATGCTCGGGCTGGCCGAGGCGCCGGCCGGTGCAGGCGCTGCTTGA
- the pcaQ gene encoding pca operon transcription factor PcaQ, producing MERHPLDGRIKLRHLQCLLAVAQHGSLQRAAEALSITQPAVSKTIAELEGLLGVRLFDRGRNGARPTAQAELFLRHAGASVSALRQGIDVLSRAVGQTGGVVEIAVLPTLAAAMMPGVLAAFRREWPGIVVQVHTGANQQLLTQLKSGQVALALGRMSDPESMAGLTFEHLCATPLCVVVRPSHPLVRQRSVSLADVAGYHVVLPPHGTILRHTADSFLRAHGVGALDDYSELLSMSLARAMALHDDVVWIASEITVQDDLTDGMLCALPFATKGTEESIGILWRNDTVPTPPEQTLIGAMRDAARLRYGAPGLR from the coding sequence ATCAAGCTGCGCCATCTTCAATGCCTGCTCGCCGTGGCGCAGCACGGCAGCCTGCAGCGCGCCGCCGAGGCGCTGTCCATCACGCAACCCGCCGTGAGCAAGACGATTGCCGAGCTCGAAGGGCTGCTGGGCGTGCGTCTGTTCGATCGCGGCCGGAACGGCGCACGGCCAACGGCGCAGGCCGAACTGTTCCTGCGTCATGCGGGCGCGAGTGTGAGTGCGCTGCGCCAGGGTATCGACGTGCTCTCGCGCGCCGTCGGCCAGACCGGCGGCGTGGTCGAGATCGCGGTGCTGCCCACGCTGGCGGCAGCCATGATGCCGGGCGTGCTGGCGGCGTTCCGGCGCGAGTGGCCCGGCATCGTGGTGCAGGTGCATACCGGCGCCAACCAGCAACTGCTCACGCAACTGAAGTCCGGACAGGTGGCGCTGGCACTGGGCCGGATGTCCGACCCCGAGAGCATGGCCGGTCTGACGTTCGAGCATCTGTGCGCCACGCCGCTGTGCGTGGTCGTGCGCCCGTCTCATCCGCTCGTGCGACAGCGCAGCGTGTCGCTCGCCGACGTCGCCGGCTATCACGTGGTGTTGCCGCCGCACGGCACGATCCTGCGCCACACGGCCGACAGCTTCCTGCGCGCCCATGGCGTCGGCGCACTCGACGACTATTCCGAACTGCTCTCGATGTCGCTCGCGCGCGCGATGGCGCTGCACGACGACGTCGTCTGGATCGCCTCGGAAATCACCGTGCAGGACGATCTGACGGACGGCATGCTCTGCGCCCTGCCCTTCGCGACGAAGGGCACCGAGGAGTCCATCGGTATTCTCTGGCGCAACGACACGGTGCCCACGCCGCCCGAACAGACGCTCATCGGCGCCATGCGCGACGCCGCCCGCCTGCGCTACGGCGCGCCGGGCCTGCGCTGA